GATCATCCTCTGGCCGGGTGCTTCTCTCATCTAAAGGTTCTCGCGTTCTATGTTCACCGTGGGTTGCTTGCTCTCTTGCTTCTTTGTCTTCTAATTCTTGGCATTGACACTGTTTGATTGCAGTCCGCACAAGACAGGCTGCCCTCATGGGTGTCAATGGACCTTCAAATACTTCTGGAATACTAGACGGGATTCATGGGGTGCAGCTGGTAGGAAGGTCAGCATTCGAAGTTGAAAAAGCACTTCACTGTAAGGGCGTCGATCGTTCAACTTGCAGAGGTGTGGATATTGCTGAGACGAGCCAAATATTGCTAATCCGGTGAGTTATATAACAAATACATCGATTAAATCCATATCCAGGTTATCTTGTCCGTATCATTCACCTAGCGAAAACCCTAACTATCGTGTATCGAAGAACAAAAAAGCAACTGACCGATTTATGTGTTGCCAGAAGGATATGGCAGCAGAGGCCTTCGTGCTTGAGGCCAATTCGTTGTACGCTTCACGGTATGTGTAGGATAGAGAATTTCCCTGATAAACTCACATGTATGATTTATATCTTAAACTCAATGTTTCTCATTTAATTAGGTGATCGGAACATTACAGAATCTGTTGCCAATGTTTTAACTTCGTTGCCTTTTGTTGTTCTTGGATTGCAGGTGCCTAGGTAAGTTTATAAGAGAATAGCTCGACAAAAATATTTGCCGAcctattttttccttctttccgACAATATCTGAAAACTTGTAAATTAACTCTGCAGGAAGAACACAAACACTTCACTCTATGCTAATTCATTAATTGGAGTAGGGATTGCTTCAAGTCTATATCATTCCTCAAGAGGAGTACTCCGAAAGTATCTAAGATGGGCTGACTATACAATGATAGCTGCAACTACTCTTGTAAGTAATAGATACTTAACATCATGGTTGAAAATTAATGACTGACTTGTTTCTTTCTATATTGAACCTATTTATAAGGATCTAAATTAACGTGTATGTTCAATAACATGCTTATTGAAGTTAAATAACATGCCACTCAGGAGTTCGATGCTATTTTACAAAAAATTGAGTGGTCAACCCCATGTAGACCTCAAGAGATGATGTGTTGCCTGCGCTCATAATTAGACATGTCAAGTATATCCCAATATACTTAAATATCTGCTTTCTCTCCTTCCTTCCCTATTTCTTGCCCCTTGGTTCCTCCTTGTGCCCTCTTATTAATCCAACCATCCTCTGACACAAAGCCATTATTCTACTGTAGTGTTTTATCATTTGCTAGGAGATACACATGTAGAACTATACTTTGTCTTCACAAAATGATGAGTATTCTGTGCTGAAAATGTTGTTAATGCTAACCCATCATTCATGTTGTAATGTGGCTTGAATTTTACAGTATCTGAtgaattattttcatattttcttgTGATCTGTATTATGTAGAATATCTCAACTACTTGTGATTGGGTTGAGTTCTTGAGGGGTTAAACTGATGCTGTAAGAATTTTATTGTATTTGCTCCATTGATAGGGAAGTTTCTTCTCTGGTCTCTCCCATGGCTGTGGGTCAGAAAGACATTTACCTATTACAGAGATGGTGCGACCATATGATTTGattcatttcatttttttcttttagtcTAGTCATCCTAAGTATTACGAGAAAGAAAAGGGATGTGGTTCGGGATAGAAAGAaccaaaattttgaaataaggtcATGCTTGGTGCAGGTGACGTTTGGAGATAGAAGTAGAACAATTCCTTCTGTCTTTGTTAATTCACTTGTTCTTTGGTGTGGCTTTATATCTTTTATAATCTACTTGTTATAACAATTCATATTAAGACAAGATCATGCACTTGTTCTTTTGTTTCAAACTGAAGCAGATGTGAAACACCTGCTGGTTAAGATTTAGAAATGCTTCTGTAAGCATAATCCTGATATACTAGTTAATCCATGGTAAAGTGCATGCCAAAGCTCCAGTTATATTTACAAGTGGCTTTGTGAACATATCACATCTAGTCGTCCTAAGTATTACGAGAAAGAAAAGGGATGTGGTTCGGGATAGAAAGAaccaaaattttgaaataaggtcATGCTTGGTGCAGGTGACGTTTGGAGATAGAACAATTCCTTCTGTCTTTGTTAATTCACTTGTTCTTTGGTGTGGCTTTATATCTTTTATAATCTACTTGTTATAACAATTCATATTAAGACAAGATCATGCActtgtttttttgttttaaactGAAGCAGATGTGAAACACCTGCTGGTTAAGATTTAGAAATGCTTCTGTAAGCATAATCCTGATATACTAGTTAATCCATGGTAAAGTGCATGCCAAAGCTCCAGTTATATTTACAAGTGGCTTTGTGAACATATCACATCTTGGATACAAAGATGTCCACTAGGTGTCTACTGATATGGTACTCCTATCTCTTTTGATGTGAGGAAAACATGTGAATTGGCATAACTAAAGGAAAGCATGTGAATTGACAAAACTAAATTTTATGTCAATTTCTGAGATATTCTTTGGTTTATTAGTTTTTGGATTGTGTATGTGCTGTGTTACAGAGACGATTGGACCTAATCCATAACCTGCTTAAGTCATTCAAAGCCATTATCCAGTAAGCTTCAAAAGTTTGGACGTAGGAGCATTTCTAGAGCCTCAAGATAAATGTTTACAACTATTAGATTATTGGGACAGCTGATATCTTGTTTTATAAAAGGACTAGAGATGGAAACTAGCTTCGACGAGTCATAGTCACCAAAAGAATAGGGACCAGTAATCCTATTTTCAGAAGAAAAAAGGCCCATATGAGAGAGAGAACCCAAGAGTCCTACTTTTAGGCTTTGAGCACAAACCAGCCGTCTGTGCAGATGACTTTGGGGCTCCTTTTGGGCCAAGGTTTTGACCCTTAGAAAACTTGTTGTACCAGGAAATCTTAGGAGTCCTCTTTGGTTATTATTTTCAGCGACATTGTGTGATTTGATGGACTACCG
This DNA window, taken from Musa acuminata AAA Group cultivar baxijiao chromosome BXJ3-7, Cavendish_Baxijiao_AAA, whole genome shotgun sequence, encodes the following:
- the LOC135643263 gene encoding uncharacterized protein LOC135643263 isoform X2; its protein translation is MRSWCHVPPKFPFGWGAPNWQRNGPFPISPQPNLVSASDRADTCLHLWITAGFSQGLGGGIRVFILEELKACLSRSSSGRVLLSSKVRTRQAALMGVNGPSNTSGILDGIHGVQLVGRSAFEVEKALHCKGVDRSTCRGVDIAETSQILLIRRIWQQRPSCLRPIRCTLHGDRNITESVANVLTSLPFVVLGLQVPRKNTNTSLYANSLIGVGIASSLYHSSRGVLRKYLRWADYTMIAATTLVAFAKQALTRPNLRMAHNLHKMSSLLGAALFIADDCFPQTPYLHAAWHLAAAVGVGTCNKLLE